The proteins below come from a single Mytilus edulis chromosome 5, xbMytEdul2.2, whole genome shotgun sequence genomic window:
- the LOC139522542 gene encoding CD63 antigen-like, whose protein sequence is MVAIGVILKSPSDVGFIKAAENAIKIALNAVLKGTYLTNYSISSFNMSDLFSGISTGMIVGGILILFLSFFGCCGGCFKMSKLLIVYSISVGVFLVVELIVVILMYAAPSTIQGSIKDLFKRTMEDFRGIQGENIASLGWMFVIYEFECCGVNSYKDFHNFAPQWNRFPIDNGTNITAPITCCKSLITEGDISCATEKGLNIYEQGCFDAIWDKVLGKPLYAGLGFTSMFVFQAVLIIFSAILSKTITDDARIEPIYG, encoded by the exons ATGGTAGCCATTGGAGTAATCTTAAAATCACCTTCAGACGTTGGTTTTATAAAAGCAGCAGAAAATGCTATTAAAATAGCTTTGAATGCAGTACTAAAAGGAACATATCTTACCAACTACAGCATCAGTAGTTTCAACATGAGTGATCTATTCTCTGGGATATCTACAGGCATGATAGTCGGTGGAATCCTGATTCTGTTTTTATCTTTCTTTGGTTGCTGTGGAGGATGTTTCAAGATGTCAAAATTATTGATCGTT TATTCCATATCTGTTGGTGTTTTCCTAGTAGTGGAACTTATTGTAGTCATCCTAATGTATGCTGCACCCAGTACT ATTCAAGGATCAATTAAGGATCTATTCAAACGAACGATGGAAGACTTTCGGGGAATACAGGGAGAAAACATTGCTTCCCTGGGGTGGATGTTTGTTATTTACGAG TTTGAATGCTGCGGTGTAAATAGTTACAAGGACTTTCATAATTTTGCCCCACAATGGAACCGTTTTCCAATAGATAATGGAACAAATATAACTGCACCAATCACATGCTGTAAATCTCTGATCACAGAAGGAGATATTTCATGTGCTACGGAAAAGGGATTGAATATATATGAGCAG GGTTGTTTTGATGCCATATGGGACAAAGTGTTAGGGAAACCATTGTATGCTGGTTTAGGATTTACATCAATGTTTGTTTTTCAG gctgttttaattatattttcgGCAATACTCAGTAAAACAATTACCGATGATGCAAGGATAGAACCGATATATGGATAA